Proteins found in one Flavobacterium channae genomic segment:
- a CDS encoding multicopper oxidase domain-containing protein has translation MDLQNILSKKLLPIVIFVLATQTLFSQNIVRYDLYVRDTIVNYSGKEKRAIAVNGQIPMPTLTFTEGDIAEIYVHNELKESTSLHWHGLFLPNKEDGVPNLTQMPIEPGTTHKYSFPIIQSGTHWYHSHSGLQEQIGMYGMFIMNKKQNNKTFRKGIDDLPTVPIILSEWTDLKPENVHRMLHNATDWFAIKKGTTQSYSEAIQQGHFKTKVVNEWKRMNAMDVSDVYYEKFLINGKNENQLSQFKGGDKVRLRIANGGASSYFWLTYAGGKITVVASDGNDVAPVEVDRLLIAVSETYDVVVTIPADNTSYEFLVTPEDRTKSASLYLGNGIKQLISPMPKLKYFEGMKMMNDMMKMNGEMNDMGMSMSLNQMDMNVVMYPEITGAVKDKSKEAMPKSEMNDQHSNHQATSKTSITTLNYAMLKATEPTTLPKDAPVKELRFELTGNMNRYVWSLDNKVISETDKILIKKGENVRITLYNGSMMRHPMHLHGHDFRIINGQGEYAPLKNVMDLMPMETNVIEFNANAEGDWFFHCHILYHMMAGMGRIFTYENQEANPLIPNPKLAQRKLNADDRAFHFMAENDFATNGNDGMAMIQNTRWSLGAEWRLGYNDMHGYEAEFHLGRYIGKMQWFMPFVGFDWRYRKMDGEVEKNIFGQENTKDKRAVLSAGFAYTLPMLVMFQAEVFQDGNLRLQLMREDIPISKRLRMGFMVNTDTEYMLEARYIVKRNFSLRTHYDSDMGFGVGLNLNY, from the coding sequence ATGGATTTACAAAACATTCTTTCAAAAAAACTGTTACCAATCGTAATCTTCGTTTTGGCAACACAAACGCTGTTTTCGCAAAACATAGTTCGTTACGATTTATATGTTCGTGATACCATCGTAAACTATTCTGGAAAAGAAAAAAGAGCAATTGCAGTAAATGGTCAAATTCCTATGCCAACATTAACATTTACAGAAGGTGATATTGCTGAAATTTATGTACATAACGAATTAAAAGAAAGCACTTCATTGCATTGGCACGGACTATTTTTACCTAATAAAGAAGATGGTGTCCCAAACCTTACACAAATGCCAATAGAACCGGGAACTACTCACAAATATTCGTTTCCAATAATTCAAAGCGGAACTCATTGGTACCACAGTCATTCAGGATTACAGGAACAAATTGGTATGTATGGTATGTTCATTATGAACAAAAAACAAAATAACAAAACATTCCGAAAAGGTATAGATGATTTACCAACTGTGCCTATTATTTTAAGTGAATGGACTGATTTAAAGCCAGAAAATGTGCATCGAATGTTGCACAATGCTACCGATTGGTTTGCTATTAAAAAAGGAACTACGCAAAGTTATTCAGAAGCCATTCAACAAGGGCATTTCAAAACTAAAGTTGTAAATGAGTGGAAGCGTATGAATGCTATGGATGTTAGCGATGTCTATTATGAAAAGTTCCTAATTAATGGTAAAAATGAAAACCAATTATCACAGTTTAAAGGTGGCGATAAAGTTCGACTTCGAATTGCCAACGGTGGTGCATCGTCCTATTTTTGGTTAACCTATGCCGGTGGTAAAATTACAGTAGTTGCCAGTGATGGAAACGATGTAGCACCTGTTGAGGTTGATCGTTTATTAATTGCTGTTTCAGAAACGTATGATGTAGTAGTAACTATTCCAGCCGATAATACTTCTTATGAGTTTTTGGTTACACCAGAAGACAGAACAAAATCGGCTTCTTTGTATTTGGGAAATGGTATCAAACAATTGATTTCTCCTATGCCAAAATTGAAATATTTTGAAGGGATGAAAATGATGAATGATATGATGAAAATGAATGGCGAAATGAACGATATGGGAATGAGCATGTCATTGAATCAAATGGATATGAATGTTGTGATGTATCCTGAAATTACAGGTGCCGTTAAAGATAAAAGTAAAGAAGCAATGCCAAAATCGGAAATGAATGACCAACATTCCAATCACCAAGCAACTTCTAAGACTTCCATTACCACTTTAAATTATGCCATGTTAAAGGCGACTGAACCAACAACCTTACCAAAAGATGCACCAGTAAAAGAACTGCGTTTTGAATTGACAGGTAATATGAATCGTTATGTGTGGAGTTTGGATAATAAAGTGATTTCAGAAACGGATAAAATCTTAATTAAGAAAGGTGAAAATGTTAGAATAACGCTTTATAATGGTTCTATGATGCGTCACCCAATGCATTTGCACGGACACGATTTTAGAATTATTAATGGGCAAGGTGAGTATGCTCCTTTAAAAAATGTAATGGATTTGATGCCAATGGAAACCAACGTGATTGAGTTCAATGCTAACGCAGAGGGCGATTGGTTTTTTCACTGTCATATTTTGTATCACATGATGGCAGGAATGGGCAGGATTTTTACGTATGAAAATCAAGAAGCTAATCCATTAATTCCGAATCCTAAATTAGCGCAGCGTAAATTAAATGCCGACGATAGGGCTTTTCATTTTATGGCAGAAAACGATTTTGCTACTAATGGAAATGACGGTATGGCAATGATTCAAAATACACGTTGGAGTTTAGGAGCAGAATGGCGTTTAGGATATAATGACATGCACGGTTATGAAGCCGAATTTCATTTGGGTAGGTATATAGGGAAAATGCAATGGTTTATGCCTTTTGTTGGATTCGATTGGCGTTATAGAAAAATGGATGGAGAAGTTGAGAAAAATATTTTCGGGCAAGAAAATACGAAAGATAAAAGAGCTGTTTTAAGTGCCGGATTTGCTTATACTTTGCCAATGTTAGTAATGTTTCAAGCTGAGGTTTTTCAAGACGGTAATTTGCGTTTACAGTTAATGAGAGAGGATATACCTATATCTAAACGCTTACGAATGGGATTTATGGTTAACACGGATACCGAATATATGTTAGAAGCACGCTATATTGTAAAACGAAATTTTAGTTTACGAACGCATTACGATAGCGATATGGGATTTGGCGTAGGTTTGAATTTGAATTATTAA
- a CDS encoding DUF2911 domain-containing protein, protein MKKNILLSFMLLQSVILSAQDKVQIRVTAASPAASYEQEVGSAKIKISYSRPLVRGRKIFGELVPFDKLWRTGASDCTVITTSEDISFGNNVLKTGSYSIFTIPSINEWTIIINTDTTLHGETGYDEKKDVMRFKVPVEKSSNFYETFTIDLNDINSKGEAYLKIFWENTLVKIPIKSKEDDTILALIDQHIIKGKSQDANLLFQAANYYYNTNRDYKLAMTWLLEAEKLKPENFNYPNLRQKIASELKDYTNAIEAAKRAITLADKEKMKSTIETLNKRIADWEILLKK, encoded by the coding sequence ATGAAAAAAAACATCCTATTAAGCTTTATGCTTTTGCAATCTGTAATACTGTCAGCACAAGACAAAGTTCAAATTAGAGTAACTGCAGCTAGCCCTGCAGCATCGTATGAGCAAGAAGTGGGTAGCGCAAAAATAAAAATTTCATATAGCAGACCTTTAGTCAGAGGACGAAAAATATTTGGGGAGTTAGTACCATTTGATAAACTTTGGCGAACAGGGGCAAGTGATTGTACTGTAATAACTACTTCCGAAGATATTTCATTTGGCAACAATGTATTAAAAACAGGTAGTTACTCAATATTCACAATTCCTTCAATCAATGAGTGGACTATAATTATCAACACAGATACTACTTTACATGGCGAAACCGGCTATGATGAAAAAAAGGATGTGATGCGTTTCAAAGTTCCTGTCGAAAAAAGCTCTAACTTCTATGAAACATTTACAATCGATTTAAATGACATCAACAGCAAAGGGGAAGCGTATCTAAAAATCTTTTGGGAAAACACATTGGTTAAAATACCAATAAAGAGCAAGGAAGACGATACTATACTAGCATTAATAGACCAGCATATCATTAAAGGGAAATCTCAGGATGCTAATTTATTATTTCAGGCAGCTAATTACTATTACAACACCAATAGAGATTATAAACTGGCAATGACATGGCTTTTAGAAGCCGAAAAATTAAAACCTGAAAATTTCAATTACCCAAATTTAAGACAAAAAATAGCATCCGAATTAAAAGATTATACCAATGCAATTGAAGCAGCAAAAAGGGCAATTACCTTAGCCGATAAGGAAAAAATGAAAAGTACAATCGAGACACTAAATAAAAGAATAGCGGATTGGGAAATATTGTTAAAAAAATAA
- a CDS encoding GDCCVxC domain-containing (seleno)protein produces the protein MYNGKSVELKSKITCPHCGHKKEEMMPTDACQFFYECENCKKIVKPKQGDCCVYCSYGTVKCPPIQSGEKCC, from the coding sequence ATGTACAACGGTAAATCAGTAGAACTGAAATCAAAAATAACATGTCCACATTGCGGTCACAAAAAAGAAGAAATGATGCCTACTGATGCTTGTCAATTCTTCTATGAATGCGAAAACTGTAAAAAAATAGTGAAACCTAAACAAGGTGATTGTTGTGTTTATTGCAGCTATGGCACTGTAAAATGTCCACCTATTCAATCAGGTGAAAAGTGCTGCTAA
- a CDS encoding LptF/LptG family permease, with translation MKILDKYIIKSFMITFTSVFVILFFIFVLQGIWLFISELAGKDLDFFTILKFLSFYAPTIVPMVLPLSVLLASIMTFGSFAENYEFAAMKSSGISLQRAMKMLTITIGILAIVSFFFANNVIPDAQFRFINLRKNIVQQKPAMAIAEGQFNTIGTSNIKVDKKSGDNGELLEGVTMHVKNTNMGLGANTIIKAKRGVLTSEDDSNYLQLELYDGYYYEDIHPKKFEERNRLPFAKSSFEKYVINIDLTKLNQTQIDEGNVTSEKMLTVPELSYTIDSLQKNYSKEAISFANNIVMRNDNIFRRRNPNSFNNSSAINNNNSGNTKVDAKKELLSIFNDFERKQILEMAKSNVASTEFTIQTSKADLESKSKNINDHWLAIHEKFVIAYSCLLMFFIGAPLGAIIRKGGLGLPIVFAVGIFIIFHFVNTFGRKVAQQDSIPPFLGAWMASMIMTPFAIMLTYRATNDIGIMINLDWLTDPFKKLFNKITQNNDDNN, from the coding sequence GTGAAAATATTAGATAAATACATTATTAAATCCTTCATGATTACATTTACTTCGGTATTTGTAATCTTGTTTTTTATATTCGTCTTACAAGGAATTTGGCTTTTTATTTCTGAATTAGCCGGAAAAGATTTGGACTTTTTTACAATACTTAAGTTCTTATCCTTCTATGCTCCTACTATTGTTCCAATGGTTTTACCACTTTCGGTTTTATTAGCTTCCATCATGACTTTTGGTAGCTTTGCCGAAAACTACGAATTTGCCGCAATGAAATCGTCTGGTATTTCATTACAACGTGCCATGAAAATGCTAACCATTACTATCGGAATTTTAGCCATTGTATCCTTCTTCTTCGCTAACAATGTAATTCCAGATGCTCAATTTCGATTCATCAACTTGCGTAAAAACATTGTACAACAAAAACCAGCCATGGCAATTGCTGAAGGACAATTTAATACAATTGGAACTTCAAATATCAAAGTTGATAAAAAGTCTGGTGATAATGGAGAACTTCTAGAAGGAGTTACCATGCACGTAAAAAACACCAATATGGGATTAGGTGCTAATACCATTATAAAAGCCAAAAGAGGTGTTTTAACAAGCGAAGATGATTCAAATTATTTACAATTAGAATTGTATGATGGATATTACTATGAAGATATTCATCCTAAAAAATTTGAAGAAAGAAACCGTTTGCCTTTTGCTAAAAGTAGTTTTGAAAAATATGTTATCAATATTGATTTAACCAAATTAAATCAAACACAAATAGATGAAGGAAATGTTACATCTGAAAAAATGTTAACCGTTCCGGAACTTTCCTATACAATTGACTCACTTCAAAAAAATTATTCTAAAGAAGCTATATCATTCGCTAATAATATTGTAATGAGAAATGACAATATTTTTAGAAGAAGAAATCCAAATAGTTTCAATAATTCTTCAGCTATCAACAATAATAATTCAGGTAATACAAAGGTAGATGCTAAAAAAGAATTGTTATCTATTTTTAATGATTTTGAGCGCAAACAAATTTTAGAAATGGCAAAAAGTAATGTTGCCAGTACAGAATTTACGATTCAAACAAGTAAAGCAGATTTAGAAAGCAAATCAAAAAACATTAACGACCACTGGTTAGCAATACATGAAAAATTTGTAATTGCTTATTCGTGTTTATTAATGTTTTTTATTGGAGCGCCATTAGGAGCCATTATTCGAAAAGGAGGTTTAGGTTTACCTATTGTTTTTGCTGTTGGTATATTCATCATTTTTCATTTCGTAAATACTTTTGGACGTAAAGTTGCACAACAAGATAGTATTCCTCCATTTTTAGGCGCTTGGATGGCTTCAATGATAATGACACCATTTGCTATAATGCTAACTTATCGTGCTACAAACGATATTGGTATTATGATTAACTTAGATTGGTTAACAGATCCATTTAAAAAACTTTTTAATAAAATAACTCAAAATAACGACGACAACAACTAA
- a CDS encoding DNA translocase FtsK, with protein MAKKTSKDSANTATETKEKFSWRINRQQKFILGIFLIFFSVALLLSFISYFITGNNDQNLVNELTNREAKAENWLGKFGAFLADFFLYKGFGVASFIFVRILFLVGAYLVLDMALTKLKKSFFWDFYLIIFVSVIFGFFWEYMPQLGGTVGYEINLFIQDYIGKTGTLLVLLFGILLFLVFKIKISPESFTKVFEKPQEELKEDMATAPIAVPETENNLEPETEEENNLISPIPSPTNSKDDFILTEDEEEMGNFELKTYPSSFEINKEALKPTITAASELTLDTKPKVETPEEMNFSIEDRSIPKEDFVNEDAFVIEKIEEEEVIEENLAAKLVQDFGLFDPTLELSNYQFPPIDLLKEYSSGGITINQTELEENKNKIVDTLKNYSIGISQIKATVGPTVTLYEIVPEAGIRISKIKNLEDDIALSLSALGIRIIAPIPGKGTIGIEVPNNNPTMVSMKSVISSPKFQTAEMELPIALGKTISNETFVVDLAKMPHLLMAGATGQGKSVGLNAVLTSLLYKKHPAEVKFVLVDPKKVELTLFNKIERHYLAKLPDGGDAIITDNTKVINTLNSLCIEMDNRYSLLKDAMVRNIKEYNEKFKNRKLNPENGHRFLPYIVLVVDEFADLIMTAGKEVETPIARLAQLARAIGIHLIIATQRPSVNVITGMIKANFPARIAFRVTSKIDSRTILDSGGADQLIGRGDLLYTQGNEIVRVQCAFVDTPEVDKICDFIGAQKAYPEAYLLPEYVGEESGIKLDIDISERDSLFREAAEVIVTAQQGSASLIQRKLKLGYNRAGRLIDQLEAAGIVGPFEGSKARSVLIPDLVALEHFLNNE; from the coding sequence ATGGCCAAAAAAACTAGTAAAGATTCCGCTAATACAGCTACAGAAACTAAAGAGAAATTCTCTTGGCGTATAAATCGTCAGCAGAAATTCATTTTAGGTATTTTTTTAATCTTCTTTTCAGTAGCATTATTACTTTCTTTTATATCGTATTTCATTACTGGAAATAACGATCAAAATCTAGTAAACGAACTAACCAACAGAGAGGCTAAAGCCGAAAATTGGTTGGGTAAATTTGGTGCATTTTTAGCCGACTTTTTCTTATACAAAGGTTTTGGCGTTGCCTCTTTTATTTTTGTTAGAATCCTATTTTTAGTTGGAGCCTATTTGGTTTTAGATATGGCTTTAACCAAACTTAAAAAGAGCTTTTTTTGGGATTTTTATCTAATCATATTTGTATCTGTTATTTTCGGATTTTTCTGGGAATACATGCCGCAACTTGGTGGAACAGTTGGATATGAAATCAATTTATTTATTCAAGATTATATTGGTAAAACCGGAACTTTATTAGTCTTACTATTCGGAATTTTATTGTTTTTAGTATTTAAAATCAAAATATCACCAGAAAGTTTTACCAAAGTTTTTGAAAAACCGCAAGAAGAATTAAAAGAAGATATGGCAACTGCTCCTATTGCAGTTCCCGAAACTGAAAACAATTTAGAACCTGAAACAGAGGAAGAAAACAATTTAATATCACCTATTCCTTCTCCTACAAATTCTAAAGACGATTTCATCTTAACAGAAGATGAAGAAGAAATGGGCAATTTTGAATTAAAAACGTATCCTTCGTCTTTTGAAATCAATAAAGAAGCTTTAAAACCGACAATAACTGCTGCTTCTGAATTAACTTTAGATACAAAACCTAAAGTTGAAACTCCTGAAGAAATGAATTTTTCTATCGAAGACAGAAGTATTCCAAAAGAAGACTTTGTAAACGAAGACGCTTTTGTTATTGAAAAAATTGAAGAAGAAGAGGTTATTGAAGAGAATTTAGCTGCTAAATTGGTTCAAGATTTTGGACTATTTGATCCTACATTAGAATTATCAAATTACCAATTCCCTCCTATCGATTTATTAAAAGAATATTCTTCTGGTGGAATTACTATCAATCAAACCGAATTAGAAGAAAACAAAAATAAAATTGTTGATACTTTAAAAAATTACAGCATTGGGATTTCGCAAATTAAAGCAACTGTAGGTCCTACTGTTACGCTTTATGAAATTGTACCTGAAGCTGGAATTCGTATCTCAAAAATTAAAAACCTAGAAGACGATATTGCTTTATCGTTATCAGCATTAGGTATTCGTATTATTGCACCAATTCCTGGAAAAGGAACCATTGGTATTGAAGTACCAAACAACAATCCTACAATGGTTTCAATGAAGAGTGTTATCTCTTCACCAAAATTCCAAACTGCCGAAATGGAATTACCAATTGCTTTAGGTAAAACAATTTCTAATGAAACTTTTGTTGTTGATTTAGCTAAAATGCCTCACTTATTGATGGCAGGTGCTACTGGACAAGGAAAATCGGTAGGTTTAAATGCGGTATTAACGTCATTGTTATACAAAAAACATCCTGCAGAAGTAAAGTTTGTTTTGGTTGACCCGAAAAAAGTTGAGTTAACACTATTTAATAAAATTGAACGTCATTACTTAGCAAAACTTCCTGATGGCGGTGATGCTATTATAACAGATAACACCAAGGTAATCAACACCTTAAACTCATTGTGTATTGAAATGGACAATCGTTATTCTTTATTAAAAGATGCTATGGTTCGTAACATTAAAGAATACAATGAGAAATTTAAAAACCGTAAATTAAATCCGGAAAACGGTCACCGATTCTTACCTTATATTGTATTGGTTGTTGACGAGTTTGCCGATTTAATTATGACTGCAGGAAAAGAAGTAGAAACGCCTATTGCTCGTTTAGCGCAGTTAGCTCGTGCCATTGGTATTCACTTAATTATTGCAACACAACGTCCTTCGGTAAATGTAATTACTGGTATGATTAAAGCCAACTTCCCGGCTCGTATTGCATTCCGTGTAACGTCAAAAATTGATTCGAGAACTATTTTAGATTCAGGTGGTGCTGATCAATTAATTGGTCGTGGAGATTTATTGTACACGCAAGGAAATGAAATTGTCAGAGTTCAGTGTGCTTTTGTAGACACTCCTGAAGTAGATAAGATTTGTGACTTCATCGGAGCTCAAAAAGCATATCCTGAAGCTTACTTACTTCCTGAATACGTTGGTGAGGAAAGTGGCATAAAACTTGATATAGATATATCCGAAAGAGATTCACTATTCCGTGAAGCTGCAGAAGTAATAGTAACAGCACAACAAGGTAGTGCTTCTCTGATTCAAAGAAAATTAAAATTAGGTTACAATAGAGCCGGTCGTTTAATCGACCAATTAGAAGCTGCTGGTATTGTAGGTCCTTTCGAAGGTAGTAAAGCCCGTTCCGTTTTAATACCTGATTTAGTAGCACTGGAACATTTTTTAAATAATGAATAA
- a CDS encoding LolA family protein has translation MNKTKIKMTRFLQVAIALLIGFSLQAQDAKKAKELLDEVSAKVKSYNNIVIDFKYSLNNPKENINQESKGNVALQGNLYNLNFMGVTKIFDGKKVYTIVPEDEEITIANFDEKDENAITPNKMLTFFNSGYKYAWDILQNVKGRKIQYVKLTPISGKDQRKEILVGIDVQTKHIYTVIEVGKNGTKTTLTVNSFKTNQPLSKNHFTFTKSKYPNYYINKLD, from the coding sequence ATGAATAAAACAAAAATTAAAATGACACGTTTTTTACAAGTTGCAATTGCATTACTAATTGGTTTTTCACTTCAAGCTCAAGATGCTAAAAAAGCAAAGGAGTTATTAGATGAAGTTTCTGCCAAAGTAAAATCGTACAATAATATTGTAATTGACTTCAAATACTCGTTAAACAATCCAAAAGAAAACATTAACCAAGAAAGTAAAGGAAATGTAGCGTTACAGGGTAATTTATATAACTTAAATTTCATGGGGGTTACTAAGATTTTTGATGGAAAAAAAGTATATACAATAGTACCAGAAGACGAAGAAATTACGATTGCTAACTTTGATGAAAAAGATGAAAATGCAATTACGCCAAACAAAATGCTTACATTCTTTAATTCGGGTTATAAATATGCTTGGGACATTCTTCAAAATGTAAAAGGAAGAAAAATTCAGTATGTAAAATTAACACCAATTAGTGGCAAAGATCAACGCAAAGAAATTTTAGTTGGGATTGATGTGCAAACAAAACACATTTACACGGTTATTGAAGTAGGCAAAAATGGCACAAAAACTACTTTAACTGTTAATTCTTTTAAAACAAATCAGCCTTTATCGAAAAATCATTTTACCTTTACCAAATCAAAATACCCTAATTATTATATCAATAAATTAGACTAA
- the ribB gene encoding 3,4-dihydroxy-2-butanone-4-phosphate synthase gives MSKNIQLNTIEEAIEDIRQGKVIIVVDDEDRENEGDFLAAAEKVTPEMINFMATHGRGLICAPLTESRCKELDLHTMVRNNTDHMETAFTVSVDLKGNGVTTGISAADRAKTIQALIDPNTKPFDLARPGHIFPLIAKQGGVLRRTGHTEAAIDFARLAGFKPAGVIVEIMNEDGTMARLPQLVDVAKKFDLKLVSIEDLVAYRMQHDSLIQKKEDFDIQTRFGTFRLRAYLQTTNKQVHIALTKGTWNAGEPVLTRINTTQVNNDILGTLTLDSNKKLDDIFRSINEAEKGAIIFINQEVKSLELLERVTELKALQSQGEMRAPQIKMDTKDFGIGAQILHDLDISKIRLLSNSSAPTKRVGMIGYGLEITDYVNY, from the coding sequence ATGTCAAAGAACATACAACTAAACACAATTGAAGAAGCTATTGAAGACATCCGTCAGGGAAAAGTAATCATAGTAGTAGATGATGAGGATAGAGAAAATGAAGGAGATTTTTTAGCAGCTGCAGAAAAAGTAACTCCTGAAATGATCAACTTTATGGCAACGCACGGAAGAGGACTAATTTGTGCTCCATTAACAGAATCACGTTGTAAAGAATTGGACTTACACACCATGGTACGTAACAATACGGACCACATGGAAACGGCTTTTACCGTTTCTGTAGATTTAAAAGGGAATGGAGTTACTACTGGAATTTCCGCTGCGGACAGAGCAAAAACAATTCAAGCCTTAATCGATCCTAATACAAAACCATTTGATTTAGCACGTCCTGGACATATTTTTCCTTTAATTGCGAAACAAGGTGGTGTTTTAAGAAGAACTGGTCATACTGAAGCTGCAATTGATTTTGCACGTTTAGCAGGATTTAAACCAGCGGGTGTTATTGTAGAAATCATGAATGAAGATGGAACAATGGCACGTTTACCACAATTAGTAGATGTTGCTAAAAAATTCGATCTTAAACTAGTTTCTATTGAAGATTTAGTTGCTTACAGAATGCAACACGATAGTTTAATTCAGAAAAAAGAAGATTTTGATATTCAAACGCGTTTTGGAACATTCAGATTAAGAGCATATTTACAAACAACTAACAAACAAGTACATATTGCTTTAACAAAAGGAACTTGGAATGCTGGTGAACCAGTTTTAACACGCATCAATACAACTCAAGTAAACAACGATATTTTAGGAACACTTACTTTAGATAGCAACAAAAAATTAGACGATATTTTCCGTTCGATAAATGAAGCTGAAAAAGGAGCTATTATTTTCATAAATCAAGAAGTAAAATCTTTAGAATTATTGGAAAGAGTTACCGAATTAAAAGCGTTACAAAGTCAAGGTGAAATGAGAGCACCACAAATTAAAATGGATACTAAAGATTTTGGTATTGGAGCTCAAATTCTTCACGATTTAGACATATCAAAAATTCGTTTATTATCAAACAGCTCTGCTCCTACTAAACGTGTTGGAATGATTGGCTATGGATTAGAAATTACGGATTACGTAAATTACTAA